CCTAAAAAATGCGATGAACCTAAATGTTATCAAGCATACAAACTTGAATGTTAAGGATCAGATCAAAAAGGTAGCGATTTGTGGGGGTGCAGGAAGTTTTCTATTGGGAGCAGCCAAAGCATCAGGAGCTGATATTTTCATAACAGCTGACTATAAATACCATGAGTTTTTTGATGCTGAAGAGCGTATCATCATTGCGGACATCGGTCATTATGAAAGTGAAGTATTTACCAAAAACCTATTGCATGATTGGGTTAGTAAAAGGTTCCCTGAATTAAATACCGTATTGTGCGAAACGAACACCAACCCTGTTTCCTATTTTGTATAAAACATAAAAGCCGGAGGGAGAAAACTCCTTCCGGCTTTATATATCCAACAAAATCTAACCCCCTATTTCAGGTCCAGCAGTCCGTCGATTTCTTCCTGCTGAAGGTTAGCCTTATCTCTCAGCTCCTGACGAAGGTCATTTCTGACCATTTCCTCAGCAGAAGCCACATCATATTTCATCGTCATCACCATATAGGTATACTTGCCTTCCTTCTTCTTCAAAACTACAACCGGCTCTGTTCTACCTAATCTTGCTGCTACCCTGTTTTGGTAAGCACCAATTACTTCTGTTACCGAAACAGCATCCTCCAAGCCTTCTGAATTGGCAACATTTGACTTAATCTTACCTACAATTTCACTACCTATTTGGTTAGCAAAATCTGCCAGACAAAGTTGATAAACCTGCTGCTTGGCGGCTGCATAGTTTTCTGCCATTGCCTCCTGAGTAGTCAGGAAGTATTTTTTCTGACCTCTGTCATTGGTTACATAATGTAGGGCATAAGAGTCTTCTAACTGCTTGTGAATTGGAGGATCACCAAGAATAGCAGAGAACCCTTTCTTTTCATATTGCTTTGCTTCTTTTCTTGCAATCTTAATAGATCGCTTATTGGCAAGTTTTAGCGCTTCCTTTCTCTCCTCTTTGGTTTGAGCCTGTGCCGAACCAATTGAACCAGCTGTAACAATTGCAGCTACTAGGAACAAGGATAAAATTGTGTTGATTAACTTCATATAATATTAATTTTGGTAGTCGTAACCTTTTGCTTTATGATTAGACACTTACTAAAGACTTTTGGACAGACAATCCTATAAACTTTTAGTGCTATCTAATCACTTTTCTTCATAGAAAACCTTCTCTGTTAGCCATTTATCTCATTTGAAATAAATCGATCACCTCTAATTTACTTCGTTTCCTTTATATTATACCGCTTGAAATAGCCATCATGTGTTGAATTTAGATATAAGCTTCAAAAAGAAAAAGTACATCCCCTTCTTTATATAAATCAATCCAACTGTTAGTATATTAGTTTCAGTTAATCTGAGAAAAGAAAAAGTACTATTTGTAATTATATCCATTTTCTTCTGTCAAATTGGGGTACTGAATGGTCTTTGTTAATAAAGAATATCCTAAAAATGAGAACACACCCTTACTTTATCATATTACTTGTACTGACCATTTTCGGTAGTACCAACACATTTGCACAACGTACAAAGAAAGTTGCGGCAACGATGACTTTACCTTTGGAAGACAGCCATTGTGTAGGATCCTTTAAGCAGGACCTTCTAAGACAAACACAAATTAAGGCATTGGCAAAAGAGTTTGGAACCATTGTACAGCAAGGAAACGACTTAACCGTTACCAATAAAGAAAATGGATTTGAAGCAAGCAGTGGAACTGAGTTAACTACACTTACATCATCTGAAGTAAAAGGTGAATGGATTTCCACAACTGAATCCTCTTTTGAGTGGATTCTAAAACAGGAAGGTGGCAAGCAGGTAGTATACCTAAAATGCAGTGTAGAAGGAAAAGCCAGAGCAATTGATGACACACCAATCGGGTTTACAGCATCTACCCTCTCGTGTAATCAAACAGGAAATTGTGAAACAACCACCTTTCAGGATATGCAAAGCCTTTATGTAGGTTTCCAGTCTCCTGTAAATGGCTATATGAGTATTTTTATGAGAGAAAAGGATAAAGTCTATCGCCTTTTCCCCTACTCAAGTACCAATGGTGAAAAGGGAAATGCGGCTGAAGTAAAAGCAGATCAGGAGTATATTGTTTTCTCACCAGAGCATGCCACTGAAATGGGAATAAGTCCAAGAATAGTGGATGAATTGCAACTGACTACCATGGGAGAAGACAGGCTTTTCAATCGGGTATATGTTGTGTTCTCACCTAAACCTTATAAGAAACCTATACTTGATGAGGAAAATGGGGGACTCAAGACACTTTCTCCTGAAGATTTTGAGAAATGGCTCAGTAAAAATAAGGGAATGAATAAAGAGTTTCAGGACAAAATCATTTATATCAGTGTAGCCAAATAAGTAGCTATACAATACTATAAGGAGCTGGCAGCAATCACTGTCGGCTCTTTTTATTTTAAATTAATCCAGCTTTCACCTCACATTTTTGGCATATTTTAAGTTTAATTCATACCGGATTACACGGAAACATACATCAGTTATATTAAATTTGCATCGTATATGCGATCACTTAAGGCTACATAAGTCACTAAGTCACATATTTTCAATCTGATAACAATCAATGACTGAAGAAACAAAACAGTCTTTCTTCATTGCATTTTGATCATACTAAACTTTTTATGGATTCGAAGACCATTATTCACCCTTACACATACTGTAACAGTCTGACGGAATATTCGAGAAGGAAAACCATTGAGGTAAACATTGGAGGTGTACCACTTGGAGGAGACAATCCTATCCGCATCCAATCCATGACTACCGTTGACACAATGGACACAATTGGTTCTGTTGAAGAGTCAATCCGAATGATTGAGGCAGGGTGTGAGTACATACGTATTACAGCACCAAGTATCAAGGAAGCAGAGAACCTTGGGGAAATTCGTAAGGAATTACGTGCAAGAGGTTACGAAACTCCGCTTGTGGCTGATATCCACTTTACCCCAAATGCCGCTGAAATGGCAGCCAGACTGGTTGAGAAAGTGCGTATCAACCCAGGAAACTATGCTGACAAGAAACGATTCGAAATCATTGAATATGATGATTATACGTATGAGGCTGAACTGGAACGAATCCGTGAAAAATTCACTCCTCTGGTAGATATCTGTAAGGAATATGGTACTGCCATGCGTATCGGCACCAACCATGGCTCTTTGTCAGACAGAATTCTTAGCCGATATGGTGATACACCTATCGGTATGGTTGAGTCTGCACTAGAGTTCCTGCGTATCTGCGAAGACCTGAATTACCACAATATTGTCCTTTCGATGAAAGCCAGCAATACACAGGTGATGGTTCAGGCTTATAGGTTGCTTGTACAAAAAATGGCAGAGGAAGGACTCAAGCCATACCCACTCCACTTGGGAGTAACAGAAGCAGGAGAAGGAGAGGACGGCAGAATCAAGTCTGCTGTAGGTATCGGAACACTGCTTGAAGATGGCTTAGGTGACACTGTTCGTGTATCCCTAACAGAAGCTCCTGAGGCTGAAGCACCAGTGGCAGCAGCACTTATCAACCGTTACAACGATCGTGCTGCCAAGTCCAAGGAGATTCCTACCAAACTGGAAGTTACGCCAAAAGACCCTTTTAAGTATGAAAGACGTGTTACCAAGGAAGTAGAAAACTTTGGTGACCATAACGTGCCAAGGGTCATTGCAGACTTAAGCCATTTGTCACAGATAGAGATGAAAGACCTGAAAGCTGTCGGTCATTTCTATTTGCCAGCTACAGACAAATGGGCGATGAATGACCACGGTTGTGACTATATCTATACAGGCAACAACAAACTGGATTTTATGTTGCCTAATGGGGTTAAGGAAGTTTTGGACTATTCTGCTTGGGTCAATTCAGCTGACAAATCCAATGATATTCCAATGCTCACAGCCAAGGAGTTGAAAGAAGGTGTAACTCTTCACCCTACCTTGAATTTTGTCAAAGCTTCCATTCAGGATATGGATAGTTCCATGAATGAATTGCTTCAATCAAAAAATAATATAGTACTGGTAATCGCCACAGACAATGCACATGCAATGCCTGAGTTGAGAGCACTTCTTCTGGAGCTTTATAAGCAGGAAATCAAAACGCCTGTTGTTGCCTGGAGAACCTACTCTTCTGATTTGGACAATGATCAGCTTCAGCTTTACAGTGCTACAGATGTTGGTGGGTTACTGATTGATGGCTTGGGTGACGGTATTATGCTGACGCCTGCATTAGATCAGGAGACCAATAGAGAGCGCACAATTGAACTATTAAAAACATATAACAGTACGGCATTCAATATTCTGCAAGCAGCACGTACAAGAATGACCAAGGCTGAATACATTTCTTGCCCTTCTTGTGGAAGAACGCTGTTTGATCTCCAAGAAACTACCGCCATGATCCGTAAAAGAACAGACCATCTGAAAGGTGTGAAAATAGGCATCATGGGATGTATTGTAAATGGCCCTGGAGAAATGGCAGATGCGGATTACGGTTACGTAGGCTCAGGTAAAGGTAAGATCACGCTTTACCGAGGTCAAGAAGTCGTGAAGCGAAGCGTTCCTTCTGAAAAGGCCGTAGATGAACTGATTGAAATTATTCGGGAAGATGGCAACTGGCTAGAACCTGAATCGATAGAAGCATAAATCAACATTAAACCGATGGATCACTTATTAGAGTGGCACATCGGTTTTTTGTTATAGAACACTAACCCAAACTAACTATGTATTACCTGAAAACGCTATGCATGATGCTTCTGCTGATTGCATGCACTTCCTCCACTTCTGCCCCTGAAGGCGCTCCTTTTTCTCATTACGAAGGCTTTGGTAAATACTGGTACAAGGGAGAGGCTGAAATTACTACCTATGAATTGCAACAGCCCCGATATGGGCAGATGCGAAAAGGACATGCTATATTGGTAATGGTGACTGAGCCTTTCAACAAAACGAAATATGTAAAATCCGATGACCCTGAAGCTAAAGATGCCGTAACTGTCTTGAAATACAACCTGATTAAACGCTTTACAACAGGTATCTATGATTACTCTCAAATGGAGTCCGTATTCACTCCAGTTAGTAAAGCCTCTTTACCGGCATCCCTCAAAGTAACCTATTCGAATCAAGACTGGTGCGGTCAGTACTTCAGCTCCATGACACACACAGGGAAAGGGCTTTATATTCAACACCATTCCTATTTTGAGGGAGCTGAAACCAAAAAAGAAACATTAGCAGTAGACCTTCTGGAAGATGAGCTTTTTAATGTCATCAGAATCAATCCTGAAATCCTGCCAACAGGGGAACTTACCATAATCCCCAACTTGCTTACTACAGAAATGCTGCATCAGGATCATGCTGCCCATAGTGCAGAAGCATCTTTAAAGAAAAATGAAAATGGCCTGATGACCTATACATTATCCTACACTGACTTGCCTAGAAAACTTGTCATTAACTTTGAAGGTGAGGCACCATATGCCATTGAAAGTTGGGAAGAGTCATTCAAGAGCAGCATGAATGGACAGGAACTAACCTTGAAAGCTACCAAGAAAAAAAGAATCTGGTCTCCGTACTGGAACCAGAACAGCCATCAGTTTGACAGCCTCAGAAATGTGCTTGGACTCTCACAGGAAATGAATGATTAGTTCTCTAATTAATAGCTATTCAAAGTGAAGTGTTATATTTGCACCACTAACATACATATTAAATCATAACACATTTATACGTTCTTTATGGATATTAACAAGATTGCAACCGTTGACTTTAATGATTTAATGTCTGGCGATGCACAGAAAAAAGCAGCGTTTGTAAAAGAAATGGGAGACTCATTCTCCAATATGGGGTTTGTTATTGTCTCTAACCACGGTGTGACTGAAGATTTAAGACAAGAACTTTTCAGAGTATCCAAAAAATACTTTGAGCTTCCTGAAGATGTAAAAGCCAAATACGAAATCGAAGGGCTTGGTGGCCAACGTGGACATACAGGCAGAAACAAGGAAAGCGCAAAAGGTAGTGACCTTCCAGACCTTAAGGAGTTTTACCACGTAGGTCAGGAAGTTGAGGACAACGATCCGATCAAAGATAACTATCCTGACAATGTTTGGCCTGAAGAAGTGCCCGAACTTGAGGAAATCTCCCTAAAGATTTACAAGACTTTCGAACAGACAGGAAAGAACCTGCTTCGTGCAATTGCCTTGTACCTTGGACTGGATGAATTCTATTTTGATGATAAAATCCATAACGGTAACAGTATCCTACGCATGCTTCACTACTACCCTCAGGAAAATGTCGACAACATTCCTGACGGTGCTATCAGGGCTGCCGCACATGGTGATATCAACCTGATTACTTTGCTGATGGGTGGAAGCGCTGAAGGACTTCAGGCACAAGCTTTAAGTGGCGAGTGGATTAATGTTCAGCCTAATCCAAATGAGATTGTTATCAACATTGG
This portion of the Limibacter armeniacum genome encodes:
- a CDS encoding beta/alpha barrel domain-containing protein, which translates into the protein MKLINTILSLFLVAAIVTAGSIGSAQAQTKEERKEALKLANKRSIKIARKEAKQYEKKGFSAILGDPPIHKQLEDSYALHYVTNDRGQKKYFLTTQEAMAENYAAAKQQVYQLCLADFANQIGSEIVGKIKSNVANSEGLEDAVSVTEVIGAYQNRVAARLGRTEPVVVLKKKEGKYTYMVMTMKYDVASAEEMVRNDLRQELRDKANLQQEEIDGLLDLK
- the ispG gene encoding (E)-4-hydroxy-3-methylbut-2-enyl-diphosphate synthase, with the translated sequence MDSKTIIHPYTYCNSLTEYSRRKTIEVNIGGVPLGGDNPIRIQSMTTVDTMDTIGSVEESIRMIEAGCEYIRITAPSIKEAENLGEIRKELRARGYETPLVADIHFTPNAAEMAARLVEKVRINPGNYADKKRFEIIEYDDYTYEAELERIREKFTPLVDICKEYGTAMRIGTNHGSLSDRILSRYGDTPIGMVESALEFLRICEDLNYHNIVLSMKASNTQVMVQAYRLLVQKMAEEGLKPYPLHLGVTEAGEGEDGRIKSAVGIGTLLEDGLGDTVRVSLTEAPEAEAPVAAALINRYNDRAAKSKEIPTKLEVTPKDPFKYERRVTKEVENFGDHNVPRVIADLSHLSQIEMKDLKAVGHFYLPATDKWAMNDHGCDYIYTGNNKLDFMLPNGVKEVLDYSAWVNSADKSNDIPMLTAKELKEGVTLHPTLNFVKASIQDMDSSMNELLQSKNNIVLVIATDNAHAMPELRALLLELYKQEIKTPVVAWRTYSSDLDNDQLQLYSATDVGGLLIDGLGDGIMLTPALDQETNRERTIELLKTYNSTAFNILQAARTRMTKAEYISCPSCGRTLFDLQETTAMIRKRTDHLKGVKIGIMGCIVNGPGEMADADYGYVGSGKGKITLYRGQEVVKRSVPSEKAVDELIEIIREDGNWLEPESIEA
- a CDS encoding isopenicillin N synthase family dioxygenase; the encoded protein is MDINKIATVDFNDLMSGDAQKKAAFVKEMGDSFSNMGFVIVSNHGVTEDLRQELFRVSKKYFELPEDVKAKYEIEGLGGQRGHTGRNKESAKGSDLPDLKEFYHVGQEVEDNDPIKDNYPDNVWPEEVPELEEISLKIYKTFEQTGKNLLRAIALYLGLDEFYFDDKIHNGNSILRMLHYYPQENVDNIPDGAIRAAAHGDINLITLLMGGSAEGLQAQALSGEWINVQPNPNEIVINIGDMLARLTNNKLRSTIHRVINPSKENLKTSRYSMPFFMHPRAEMDLTCLESCVSDKNPKQYTDMTAGEFLTERLRELGLLK